Proteins encoded by one window of Mycolicibacterium sp. ND9-15:
- a CDS encoding DUF6474 family protein, translating into MSPFKRRKTRATRKAEARAIKAKAKLEAKLAAKNEARRIKAETRAETNALKAQLKAQRDSDRAALKVAEMQLKAAREGKLLSPTRIRRVLTVTRLLAPIVVPVAYRGAITARGYIDQRRADRLGVPLSQVGQFNGHGAQLSARIAGAEQSLRLVAEKKPKDAETMQFVAAITERLGDLSAAVAAAEHMPAPRRRSAHATIESQLEGIDADLMARLGVS; encoded by the coding sequence ATGAGCCCGTTCAAACGACGCAAAACCCGCGCCACCCGCAAGGCCGAGGCCCGCGCGATCAAGGCGAAGGCCAAACTGGAGGCAAAGCTGGCCGCGAAGAACGAGGCCCGACGCATCAAGGCCGAAACGCGCGCCGAGACCAATGCGCTCAAGGCGCAGCTGAAGGCCCAGCGCGACAGTGACAGGGCGGCACTGAAAGTCGCCGAGATGCAGTTGAAGGCCGCCCGGGAAGGCAAGTTGCTATCCCCGACACGGATTCGCCGTGTGCTGACCGTGACGCGACTGCTCGCCCCCATCGTCGTGCCGGTCGCGTACCGGGGTGCCATCACCGCGCGCGGCTACATCGACCAGCGGCGGGCGGACCGTCTCGGTGTTCCGCTCAGCCAGGTCGGCCAGTTCAACGGTCACGGCGCGCAGTTGTCGGCCCGCATAGCCGGTGCCGAGCAGTCGTTGCGCCTCGTCGCCGAGAAAAAGCCGAAGGACGCCGAGACCATGCAGTTCGTCGCGGCGATCACCGAGCGTCTCGGTGACCTGTCGGCCGCGGTTGCCGCGGCCGAGCACATGCCGGCGCCGCGCCGCCGGTCGGCGCACGCCACGATCGAAAGCCAACTCGAGGGGATCGACGCCGACCTGATGGCTCGGCTCGGCGTGAGCTGA
- a CDS encoding helix-turn-helix transcriptional regulator gives MSTTFAARLNRLFDTVYPPGRGPHTSAEVIAALKAEGVTMSAPYLSQLRSGNRTNPSAATMAALANFFRIKPAYFTDDSYYEKLDKELTWLAGMRDEGVRRIAARTVGLSPEAQQDIVLKVDELRRREHLDD, from the coding sequence ATGAGCACGACGTTCGCCGCTCGCCTGAACCGGCTGTTCGACACGGTCTACCCGCCGGGACGCGGCCCCCACACCTCTGCGGAGGTGATCGCAGCGCTCAAGGCCGAGGGCGTCACGATGTCTGCGCCGTACCTCTCGCAGCTGCGCTCGGGCAACCGCACCAACCCTTCTGCGGCCACCATGGCCGCTCTTGCCAACTTCTTCCGGATCAAGCCGGCGTACTTTACGGACGACTCGTACTACGAGAAGCTCGACAAGGAGCTGACCTGGCTGGCAGGCATGCGTGACGAGGGCGTCCGACGTATTGCCGCACGCACCGTCGGATTGTCGCCGGAGGCGCAGCAGGACATCGTCCTGAAGGTCGATGAGCTGCGTCGCCGCGAGCACCTCGACGATTAG
- a CDS encoding ImmA/IrrE family metallo-endopeptidase has product MAANRRVTRAVGAVLELAPRQGEVSLTRLVQAVSEDRNRPIELKMADLPAGVCGQWRQYYDHDVFLIQKGLPAWDRTLAHELGHLVLGHDGIPVAQAAEESTELASSDLISYMLNQRTGCMGPAGEDAEQEAEDFAALLLYRLGRLPSDRSSIVQVRLGEAFG; this is encoded by the coding sequence ATGGCAGCTAACCGCCGCGTGACCCGCGCGGTCGGTGCCGTGCTCGAACTGGCACCGCGGCAGGGGGAAGTATCGCTGACCCGGCTGGTCCAGGCCGTCAGTGAAGACCGCAATCGACCCATCGAGCTGAAGATGGCGGATCTGCCGGCCGGTGTCTGTGGGCAGTGGCGCCAGTACTACGACCATGACGTCTTCCTGATCCAGAAGGGTCTACCCGCGTGGGATCGCACGCTGGCCCACGAACTCGGGCATCTGGTGCTTGGCCACGACGGCATCCCGGTCGCTCAGGCGGCCGAGGAGAGCACGGAACTCGCCAGCTCCGATCTCATCAGCTACATGCTCAACCAGCGGACCGGTTGCATGGGGCCTGCCGGTGAGGATGCTGAGCAGGAGGCCGAAGATTTCGCGGCCTTGCTGCTGTACCGGCTTGGCCGGCTGCCATCCGACCGCTCCTCGATCGTCCAGGTCCGGCTCGGAGAGGCGTTTGGTTGA
- a CDS encoding peptidase has product MERESGRAIEIAPFHSRGSLKGFVISGRWPDSTKEWAQLLMVAVRVASLPGLLSTTTIFGAREELPDEPEPNTVGLVVAEGTVVGESAVPPGYFAEHQPPALLMLHPPSETTPSLPECTGAASGCVLLPGLPHLGLEHRAAWVEAEADGTVTSMVSRVGVDPISHPDTAILAMLLAA; this is encoded by the coding sequence ATGGAGAGAGAGTCCGGCCGGGCGATCGAGATCGCCCCGTTTCATTCGCGCGGTTCACTCAAGGGTTTCGTGATTTCGGGCCGCTGGCCGGATTCGACCAAGGAGTGGGCGCAGTTGCTGATGGTCGCCGTCCGGGTCGCATCGCTTCCTGGATTGCTCTCGACGACAACGATATTCGGCGCCCGTGAAGAGTTGCCCGACGAGCCCGAACCCAACACCGTCGGCCTGGTCGTCGCCGAAGGCACCGTTGTCGGCGAATCAGCGGTGCCGCCAGGATATTTCGCCGAGCACCAGCCGCCGGCCCTGCTGATGCTGCATCCGCCCTCGGAGACCACGCCGTCACTGCCGGAGTGCACGGGTGCCGCATCCGGTTGCGTCCTACTGCCCGGCCTTCCCCATCTTGGCCTCGAGCATCGTGCCGCGTGGGTGGAAGCCGAAGCTGACGGGACGGTGACATCGATGGTGAGCAGGGTCGGTGTCGACCCGATCAGCCACCCGGACACCGCGATCCTCGCGATGCTTCTTGCGGCATAA
- a CDS encoding copper resistance CopC family protein, producing MRTITRATLHALVTVAVGAVLMLWLAAAVLIGAGTAGAHATRIATDPAENASLTQAPAAVSATFSEELQAQFAAMTVVGPDGNLWSTGDPQVQGAVLSIGVRPLGPPGSYTVNYRVTSADGHVINGSWKFELTVPGTGTPGPAASAPADAPSEDQFPVWPFFVGAVVIIGAGAVWAVRRRA from the coding sequence ATGAGAACCATCACCCGGGCGACTCTTCACGCCCTCGTCACCGTCGCCGTAGGCGCAGTCCTGATGCTCTGGCTGGCCGCTGCTGTGCTGATTGGCGCAGGCACCGCCGGCGCGCACGCCACCCGCATCGCCACGGACCCAGCCGAGAACGCCAGCCTGACCCAGGCCCCGGCGGCTGTCTCGGCGACGTTCAGCGAAGAACTACAAGCCCAGTTCGCGGCGATGACCGTTGTCGGCCCGGACGGCAACCTGTGGTCGACCGGCGACCCCCAGGTACAGGGCGCCGTCCTGAGCATCGGCGTGCGTCCGCTCGGGCCCCCCGGCAGCTACACGGTGAACTACCGCGTGACGTCGGCCGACGGCCATGTGATCAACGGCTCGTGGAAGTTCGAGTTGACCGTGCCCGGCACCGGGACACCGGGCCCAGCGGCGTCCGCTCCCGCCGACGCTCCCAGCGAGGACCAATTCCCCGTCTGGCCGTTCTTCGTGGGCGCCGTCGTCATCATCGGCGCGGGCGCGGTGTGGGCGGTGCGACGGCGCGCGTGA
- the sodN gene encoding superoxide dismutase, Ni, translated as MLHRLFTNATPAHAHCDLYCGVYDPAQAKIEALSCLKTIQKYHDSDDEHFRTRCIIIKERQAEEVKHHLMVLWADFFAKDHFEQFPNLHQLFWDGVHGAGEVKKSLDAAVAEKLLKTIDEIADIFWQTDKGKQMGVYPPA; from the coding sequence ATGCTGCATCGACTGTTCACCAACGCGACCCCCGCCCATGCCCATTGTGATCTCTACTGCGGCGTCTATGACCCCGCGCAGGCCAAGATCGAAGCGCTCTCCTGTTTGAAGACGATCCAGAAGTATCACGACTCCGACGACGAGCATTTCCGCACGCGCTGCATCATCATCAAGGAGCGTCAGGCCGAGGAGGTGAAGCATCACCTGATGGTGCTGTGGGCCGACTTCTTCGCCAAGGATCACTTCGAGCAGTTCCCCAACCTGCATCAGCTGTTCTGGGACGGTGTGCACGGCGCCGGTGAGGTCAAGAAGTCACTCGACGCCGCCGTCGCCGAGAAACTGCTCAAGACCATCGACGAGATCGCCGACATCTTCTGGCAGACCGACAAGGGCAAGCAGATGGGTGTCTACCCGCCCGCCTGA
- a CDS encoding TMEM165/GDT1 family protein, with protein MLTAILVSLAVVFVAELGDKSQLITVTYSLRHRWWVVLSGVGIAAMLVHGLSVTIGHFLGLTMPERPIAFVAAVAFLLFAVWTWRERGDDGAEVRIAEPRFVVPAIVSSFVLAELGDKTMLATVALASDRNWAGVWIGATAGMVLADGAAIAVGRLMHKRLPERFLHGLASVLFLLFGLWLLLDSALGLRWVAVAVTASVAVLAATAWLIRNGTVGTRRRIGKPMCRQGVRYWQT; from the coding sequence ATGCTCACCGCCATCCTGGTCAGTCTCGCCGTGGTCTTTGTCGCCGAACTCGGCGACAAGTCGCAGCTGATCACCGTTACCTACTCGCTGCGTCACCGATGGTGGGTGGTGCTGTCCGGGGTCGGCATCGCCGCAATGCTGGTGCACGGCCTGTCGGTGACGATCGGACACTTCCTCGGGTTGACGATGCCCGAGCGTCCGATCGCCTTCGTCGCGGCCGTCGCGTTCCTGCTGTTCGCGGTGTGGACGTGGCGCGAACGGGGCGACGACGGTGCAGAGGTGCGGATCGCCGAACCGCGCTTCGTCGTCCCCGCGATCGTCTCGTCGTTTGTGCTCGCCGAACTCGGCGACAAGACGATGCTCGCGACCGTCGCCCTGGCCAGCGACCGCAACTGGGCCGGCGTCTGGATCGGCGCGACCGCCGGCATGGTGCTGGCCGACGGTGCCGCCATCGCGGTCGGCAGGCTGATGCACAAACGACTGCCCGAACGCTTCCTGCACGGCCTGGCCAGTGTGCTGTTCCTGCTCTTCGGGCTGTGGCTGCTGTTGGACAGCGCGCTCGGGCTTCGCTGGGTGGCCGTGGCGGTCACCGCTTCGGTCGCCGTCTTGGCGGCGACGGCCTGGCTGATCCGCAACGGGACCGTGGGCACGCGTCGCAGGATCGGGAAACCCATGTGTCGTCAGGGCGTCCGATACTGGCAAACATAG
- a CDS encoding S26 family signal peptidase gives MRPTVCPGDGLLALRGGRIRRGQLRVFQDPRRSTRWLVKRVGDVYGAGRDVIFEARSDNPRATGAADSHDFGWISAAGSYRVVWTSRAKSRG, from the coding sequence ATGCGTCCCACGGTCTGTCCTGGCGATGGGCTATTGGCCCTGCGGGGCGGACGCATTCGGCGCGGCCAGCTACGGGTCTTCCAGGATCCGCGGCGTTCGACACGGTGGCTCGTCAAGCGGGTCGGCGACGTCTACGGCGCGGGACGCGACGTCATCTTCGAAGCCCGCTCGGACAATCCGAGGGCCACCGGCGCTGCCGACTCGCACGACTTCGGCTGGATTTCGGCGGCCGGGTCGTATCGCGTGGTGTGGACCTCGCGAGCGAAAAGCCGCGGTTAG